The Paenibacillus yonginensis genome segment TTCATCCAGCAGTCGGCGGTCAACCAATTGGCCGGCTTCGGCAATGATTTCACCGGTTGTGGTGTCAATCAGGGATTCAGCCAGACGTTGGTTGAACAAACGATCTTTAATATGCAGCTTTTTGTTGATTTTGTAGCGACCTACGTTCGCGAGGTCATAACGTTTTGGATCAAAGAAACGGGCTACGAGCAAGCTTTTCGCATTTTCCAGCGTTGGCGGCTCACCCGGACGAAGGCGTTCGTAGATCTCGATGAGCGCTTTCTCCGTCGAATCCGTGTTGTCTTTATCCAGCGTGTTGCGGATATATTCATCGTTACCGAGCAAATCCAGAATTTCAGCATCCGTACCAAAACCAAGAGCGCGAAGCAATACCGTTACCGGTATTTTACGTGTCCGGTCGATACGGACATAAATAATGTCCTTCGCGTCCGTTTCAAGCTCCAGCCATGCGCCGCGATTTGGAATGACGGTAGCGGTGTACGTCTTTTTGCCGTTTTTATCGACTTTCGTACTGAAATAGACGCTTGGGGAGCGTACCAACTGGCTGACAATAACCCGTTCTGCGCCATTGATAACGAAAGTCCCGGTTTCTGTCATCAGCGGGAAATCCCCCATGAACACTTCCTGTTCCTTGACTTCGCCGGTTTCCTTATTAATGAGCCGAACTTTAACTCTAAGCGGCGCTGCATACGTAACGTCGCGTTCTTTCGCATCGTCTACCGTATACTTCGGTTCGCCTAGGCTGTAGTCGATAAATTCCAAAACCAGGTTACCTGTGAAATCCTGAATCGGCGAGATGTCCTGGAACATTTCCCGCAAACCTTCCTCCAAAAACCACTCATATGATTTCTGTTGGATTTCAATCAGGTTCGGAATTTCGAGAACCTCGTTAATCCTTGCATAACTCCGCCGAGTGCGTCGACCATATTGAACAAGATGTCCTGCCAACTTAAACTCACCCCTCATGTCTACTCACTTAAAAATACATTGCGAACCCGTGTTTGTACGCTTATAATAAAACCCATGAACGGATTCCACAAACAAGCAAAAACGGCTTTACGACCTGTAATTTAGGCCGACACCCGTTTGCGTAACCGAAAGACACATTTTATTCTCCCGGCAAAGAAAAAGCCCCTACCCGATACTTCGAAGAAAGAGCATATTGATTCCGCGTCTTCCTTGACGGAATCCCCCATATTCAATAGATTTGCCCAAAATGTACATATTATACGTAAACAAGCGCCGAAATATACGCCGCTGCTTCAAAATATGCTTGACATCTTCACAAACTAAAGACATAGAGGGCATCCTAATGCTGACATTTTATAATAATATCACGTGCCTAGATACAAGTCAATAGCCCTTTGAGAAAAAAGTCAAGGTTATCTTTTCTTATTTGACAGCTTTGAAAATTCGATAACCTTTATCTTTCGTAACTTCCTCTACGGAACTAAAGAGCTGTTCCAGCTTCTCTTTGGCAGAAGGCGCACCCTGCTTCTTCTGAATCACGATCCAAAGAGATCCACCCGGCTTCAAACGAGCATAAGCCCCTTCAAACACCGCATGAACAACACTTTTCCCGGCCCGGATCGGCGGATTGGTCAGAATTGTATCGAACCTTTCGGCTCCCGGTACATTGGAATAGATATCGCTTTGAAGGACCGTCACATTAGAAATGCTATTAGCTTTGGCGTTGTCGGTCGCAAGCTGAACAGCCCGTTCGTTTACGTCAATCATTGTCACATGTCCGCTATCCGCCATCACCGCTGCCGACAGGCCAATAGGCCCGTAGCCGCATCCTACATCCAGCACCTGATCTCCGCTTCCAACCTGCATCGCTTCAATCAGCACTTTACTGCCGTAGTCTACCCCTTGTTTGGAGAAAACACCTGCATCGCTTGTAAATCGAAACTTGCGTCCGCGAAGGACCGTTTCAATCGTCCGCCTGTCATGTGCCGCTTCGGGTTTACTGGAATAATAGTGATCTGTCATGCTAAACCTCCGTCAAAATAAAAGCCAGATCCATTCCGCACTTTTATTAGGATTTATAAAAACAAACCCCTTGAAAGACTCAAGGGGTTTGTCTCATAAAAGGAAGAAATTATTTAACTTCTACAGTTGCGCCTGCTTCTTCCAATTTAGCTTTAACAGCTTCTGCTTCTTCTTTAGCTACTTTTTCTTTCAATGGTTTTGGAGCGTTGTCTACCAGGTCTTTTGCTTCTTTCAGACCCAGGCCAGTGATTTCGCGAACGACTTTGATAACGTTGATTTTGGAAGCACCAGCGTTAGTCAAGATTACGTCGAACTCGGATTGCTCAGCAGCTTCAGCTGCGCCGCCGCCACCTGCTACTACAACTGGAGCTGCAGCAGTTACGCCGAATTCTTCTTCGATTGCTTTAACCAATTCGTTCAGTTCAAGAACGGACATACCTTTAATTTCTTCCAAGATTGTTTCTTTGCTCATGAGTTAAACCTCCAATATATTAGTTAATTTAATTTGTTGTTACGCTACGAACTTTGGAGCAAATCGCTTACGCGCTTGCTTCGCCTTCGCCTTTGTCTGCAACGGCTTTGACTGCCAGCGCAAAGTTGCGAACTGGAGCTTGAAGCACGCTGAGGAGCATGGAAAGGAGACCTTCGCGGGATGGAAGATCAGCCAGCGCTTTAATTTGATCAACGCCAACTACACGACCTTCAACGACGCCACCTTTAATTTTCAAAGCTTCGTTTTTCTTCGCGAAATCGCTCAGAATTTTTGCGGGCGCTACAGCATCATCCGCACCGAATGCAATAGCAGTAGGACCTGTCAGAACTTCATCAAGTTCAGTCAGTTCCGTAGCTGCAGTCGCACGACGAACGAGCGTGTTTTTCAATACTTGAAACTCAACACCCGCTTCGCGAAGCTGCTTGCGCAGTTCCGTAACTTGGGAAACATTAAGACCACGATAGTCCGCAATAACTGTAGTTGGGCTGGATTTCAGCTTGGAAGCCACCGCGTCAACCGCTGCCTGTTTGGACTCGATTACTTTTGCGTTTGCCAAATTGTACACCTCCTATAAAGATTACTTAATCCGTAAGACACTTGCTTCTTCACAAAGAAGCTCCGGGATATGAAAAGACCTTCGCAGTAGAACTACGAAGGTCTGATGATTCATCATTTGCCAAGCAAATTCCGAACTTATATCACAACACCTCGGTAGGAAATTAAGCTTTACAGCACCTACTGTCTACGGTAAGCATATTCGATTTAATTGAAATCAATGCAACCATTACAGTATAACCGAATTGCCTATAAGAGTCAACCCTTATCCCTAAGCCGAAGCTTGGGAATTATTATCTGTAAACAGAAGTAGCAACGCGGACGCTTGGTCCCATCGTCGAGGAAACGGCGATGTTCTTCAAGTAAACGCCTTTAGCTGCTGCAGGTTTAGCACGGTTCAAAGCATCAACCAATGCTTTCAAGTTCTCGTTCAGCTGTTCAGCGCTGAAGGAAGCTTTACCGATTGGAGCATGGATTTGACCAGCTTTATCCAGACGGTACTCGATTTTACCTGCTTTGATTTCTTGAACGGCTTTAGTTACATCAAATGTAACCGTACCGGCTTTAGGGTTAGGCATAAGGCCTTTACCGCCGAGAAGACGACCCAATTTACCAACTTCGCTCATCATGTCCGGTGTAGCTACGCAGACATCGAACTCGAACCAGCCTTGTTGGATTTTGTTGATCATGTCTTGATCGCCTACGAAGTCAGCACCAGCAGCTTCCGCTTCTTTTGCTTTCTCGCCTTTGGCGAATACCAATACGCGTTGTGTTTTACCTGTGCCGTGAGGCAGGACAACAACACCACGAACGGCTTGGTCTTGTTTACGAGGGTCAACGCCCAGACGTACTGCAACTTCAACGGTTTCGTCGAATTTGGCAGTAGCTGCCTTCTTCACAAGCTCAACAGCTTCTGAAGGCTCATAAGTTGCTTCGCTGTCGATCAGCTTAGCAGCTTCAAGGTATTTCTTACCGTGTTTAGCCATGAAATGTTCCTCCTTATGTGGTGTTAGCGGAAATTCCTCCCACTATCTTTAATTCATTTAGTTACCCGAAGGCTAACAAATGAATTAAAGGCAACTTCTGTTGCAAACGGCAACTTCCGTTGCAAGTCCAAGATTAGTCTTGGATTGTGATACCCATACTGCGGGCAGTACCTTCAACCATACGCATAGCTGCTTCAACGGAAGCCGCGTTCAGGTCAGGCATTTTTTGTTCTGCAATTTGACGAACAGTATCACGTTTAACTGTTGCTACTTTCTTCTTGTTAGGTTCGCCGGAACCTTTCTCGATTTTGGCAGCTACGCGAAGCAATACTGCAGCCGGTGGAGTTTTCGTAATGAATGTGAAAGAACGGTCTTCAAATACGGAAATTTCAACCGGAATGATCAAACCAGCCTGGTCAGCCGTACGAGCGTTAAACTCCTTACAGAAAGCCATGATGTTAACACCTGCTTGACCGAGAGCCGGACCTACTGGAGGAGCTGGATTCGCTTTACCCGCAGGAATTTGCAGTTTGACAACTTTGATTACCTTTTTAGCCATGTAAGACACCTCCTTGACCTAGTAATGCAGAGCACACAATGAAATCTCTGCATAAATCATGTTGCTAGAGCTTTTCGACTTGCGTATAGTCCAGTTCAAGCGGGGTTTCCCGGCCAAACATGTTGACGTGAACCTTGACTTTACTCTTGTCGGCAAGCACTTCTTCAACAGACCCGACAAAATTGGCGAATGGACCCACTTTAATCCGTACGGATTCCTTGATCTCAAACTCAATTGACGGTTTAGGCTCTTGCAGCCCCATATGATGAAGAATTTGTTCCACTTCCTCTGGAAGGAGCGGAGTTGGTTTGGAGCCGGATCCCGTAGAACCTACAAATCCGGTTACCCCAGGCGTATTGCGGACAACATACCAGGAATCGTCGGTCTGGATCATTTCCACCAAAACATAACCAGGGTAAACTTTGCGCATGACAGTCTTCTTCTTGCCGTCTTTGTTTACTACTTCTTCTTCCATAGGAACAAGAACCCGGAAAATCTTGTCTTCCATGCCCATTGACTCGACGCGTTTCTCCAAATTGGCTTTGACCTTATTCTCATACCCGGAATAGGTATGAACTACGTACCATCTTTTTTCCATATCAAGCCACCTAAGGACCCTTCTTAAATTATCGCTTCGATCACAGCGGAGATACCGATGTCAATAACCCAAAAGTAAACGGCGACAACTACAATTGTACCCAGCACAATCAGCGTGTAATTCGTCAACTCTTTACGATTGGGCCAGCGAACCTTTTTAAGTTCAGCCCAGCTTTCGGAGAAAAAAGAAAACATCGACTTGAAACTGCGTTTCATGCGCGACTACACCTCCACAGACTATCTGGTTTCGCGATGAGGAGTTTGCTCGTTACAGAACTTGCAAAATTTCTTCATCTCCATGCGGTCGGGGTGGTTACGCTTGTTCTTTGTTGTCGTGTAGTTTCTTTGTTTGCAATTCGTACAAGCCAACGTAATAATTACCCGCATGATGTGCACCTCCCGAAGACATCTTAATCAAGTTAGAAGTCTCTTAATATCCGGATTAACCGGCAAAAGCAGGTCTTCATTCAGCGCGGTATGGATAAGAAAATAGGGAACTCGCAGCTATACTTTCTTATCCATGCCAAAGAAGCATGAATTTAGGCCTACTCAAAACACTTTATCACATTTTCAACATCGGTGTCAATGCAAGATTAAGATAGCCAAACGTAGGCGCAGCCTGTAAAATCAGACGTTTCCAAGGATCTCCTGAGCTGGTTGACGCACCATTTTCCAAGTATGATCACATAAAGCGTTTGTTAAACCCTGAACAATAAAATGCCAAATAAAAAAAGACCCGGTGCCGAGTCCTTTCCTACAAAAGGCTGCAAAAATCTGATTAGACCAATTCAGACTTGAATTATAAACCGTCACGGACTTCCAGATAACGCTCCAGCTTACGCTTGACTCGCTGCAGCGCATTGTCGATCGACTTCACATGCCGCTTTAAATCGACGGAAATTTCCTGATAGGAACGACCGTCCAGATAAAGCATCAGCACCTTGCGTTCAAGATCGCTCAAGATTTCGGACATCTTGTCCTCAAGACCGGTAAACTCTTCCTGGTTGATGATCAATTCCTCCGGATCACAAACCTGGGAGCCGCAAATGACATCCAGCAGCGTGCGATCGGAATCTTCGTCATAAATAGGCTTGTCCAGCGAGACATAAGAATTGAGCGGGATATGTTTCTGTCTTGTGGCTGTCTTGATCGCCGTGATGATCTGTCTCGTAATGCAGAGCTCGGCAAACGCCTTGAAAGACGAAAGCTTGTCTCCTTTGTAGTCGCGAATGGACTTATAGAGACCAATCATGCCTTCCTGGATAATGTCTTCCCGATCCGCCCCGATCAAGAAATAGGACCTTGCTTTGGCGCGGACGAAACTCCGGTATTTGTGAATCAGATATTCCAGGGCTTCACTGTCCCCAGAGCGGACAGATTCTACGATATCTTCGTCACTCAGAATTTCATAATCTGATGTTATGAATAAGTTGAGGTCGACACTCAATACAATCCCTCCGGCCGCAACGCACGGTGCTCCGTCACTCTAGTCAAGTATACGATCAGTATATAGGAGACCATACACAGCGTCAACCACAAAAGTCCCTAAATTATGTCAGGTCGAACTTTGTCAAGGGCATCTGGAAGGAGTATTTATTTCTGCGCTTTATTGCCTCCGCAAGCGTTCCAGTTCAATTAGCAGCTCCGGAGAAAGCTTGCCGGCTACCGTATTTCGGCTTGAGGTTCGACCCTCCTCGACAATCCTTTCCTTCAGCTCCCGCTCGTTCTGCTCCAGCATCGTATGCAGCTCCCGGGCCGAAAGCCTCAGGGCTCCCTGCCCAAAAATCACATGCTGTTCGATCATATCGCTGGTGGCCACATAGATGCGGCGCAGCCGGTTGCTCAGCTCGCCCACAAGCCGCTCGATGCACTCATCGGCCGTTTCTTTTTCCTTCGTAAAATAAATCTGCACTTTCCGCTGTTTAAAGGCTTTGCCCAACCCAGGCACCTGGTAAGCGTCGAATACGGCAATCACCTTCCAGCCGGAAAAAGCCTGAAAATCGGCCAGCCGCTCCAGCAGCCGGTCCCGCGCCTCCTGCATGCCGATTTTGGCCAGCTCGGCCAGCTCGGGCCAGGCGCCGATCATATTATAACCGTCCACGAGGAGCACATTCTGCACCTCTACCATAGAATCTAGCCCTGCTCGCGCCGGCGCAGCACTTCATACATCACGACACCGGCTGCCACGGACGCGTTCAGCGAATTCAATTTTCCCGCCATGGGGAGTTTGACCAGCACGTCACATTTTTCTTTGATCAGCCTGCCCATGCCTTTGTTCTCGTTCCCGATAACCACCGCTACAGGTCCCGTAAAAATGTTTGTATCGTAAATGCCTTCCTGCGCTTCCACATCCGTGCCGACAACCCAAATGCCCGCTTCTTTCAGCTGGTCAATCGTCTGGGCCAGATTGGTGACTCGCGCTACCGGCACATACTCAACAGCCCCCGCCGAGGTTTTGGACACCGTAGCCGTGATGGAGGCCGAGCGGCGCTTCGGCAAAATTACGCCATGCACCCCGGTACACTCAGCCGTACGCAAGATAGAGCCAAGGTTGTGCGGGTCCTCGATTTCATCCAAAATCAGCAAAAAAGGAGGCCGGCCGGAATCATTTGCCGCTTCCAGCAAATCTTCCACTTCTGCATAAGCATAAGGCGCCACCTGAGCCACAACGCCCTGATGCTGCAAATCAGGCACCATCTGATCCAGCTTGCGTTTATCGACAGTTTGCGTAATAATGCCAAGCTTTCTGGCTTCGGCGATAATCGGTGCTGTCAGATGCTTTTGGGCACCTTCGGCGATCCATATTTTATTGATGGTCCGGCCGGCCCTCAAAGCCTCCAGCAGCGAGTGTTTCCCGCCGATCCATTCCTGTTGTTCCTGTTCCATTCGTATTTTCCTCCCTAAATTTCCCTGCCCGCAAAACTTCCTTTGTATGATCGAAAAAGGTTCCGCCCCTGTCTTAAGACCTTCACATACTCCTGCTTAAGAATCATTAAAACCTTCATTTATATAGGTAAAAAGTAGCGATCGCTCCGGATTATTCGCCTCCGCCGGCCTCCAGCAGCTTCATCCCCTGGTCGACCAGGCGCTGCAGACGTTCATGCTTGCCGCTGTAATACAGAAACCCAATCAGGGCCTCCAGAGCAGTAGCATGGCGGTAGTCAATCACATCAGCATTCTTCGGAACGCTGCCTGATTTGGCATTGCGTCCCTGACGGACCACATCATGCTCTTCTTCCGTCAACTGCGGGTCGATCAGCGCCAGCAGCCTGGCCTGAGACTTCGCAGCAACAAAGCTGGTTGCCTGCACGTGCAGATGATGCGGCTTCAGCTTCGGCCGCGAAATCAGATACTGCCGCACCGCCACTTCAAACACGGCATCGCCGATATAAGCCAGTACCAGCGGCGGCAGCAGGTTAACAGGTTTAGAGGCCGGATAAGGGAACCAG includes the following:
- a CDS encoding class I SAM-dependent methyltransferase; its protein translation is MTDHYYSSKPEAAHDRRTIETVLRGRKFRFTSDAGVFSKQGVDYGSKVLIEAMQVGSGDQVLDVGCGYGPIGLSAAVMADSGHVTMIDVNERAVQLATDNAKANSISNVTVLQSDIYSNVPGAERFDTILTNPPIRAGKSVVHAVFEGAYARLKPGGSLWIVIQKKQGAPSAKEKLEQLFSSVEEVTKDKGYRIFKAVK
- the rplL gene encoding 50S ribosomal protein L7/L12, producing MSKETILEEIKGMSVLELNELVKAIEEEFGVTAAAPVVVAGGGGAAEAAEQSEFDVILTNAGASKINVIKVVREITGLGLKEAKDLVDNAPKPLKEKVAKEEAEAVKAKLEEAGATVEVK
- the rplJ gene encoding 50S ribosomal protein L10; protein product: MANAKVIESKQAAVDAVASKLKSSPTTVIADYRGLNVSQVTELRKQLREAGVEFQVLKNTLVRRATAATELTELDEVLTGPTAIAFGADDAVAPAKILSDFAKKNEALKIKGGVVEGRVVGVDQIKALADLPSREGLLSMLLSVLQAPVRNFALAVKAVADKGEGEASA
- the rplA gene encoding 50S ribosomal protein L1, giving the protein MAKHGKKYLEAAKLIDSEATYEPSEAVELVKKAATAKFDETVEVAVRLGVDPRKQDQAVRGVVVLPHGTGKTQRVLVFAKGEKAKEAEAAGADFVGDQDMINKIQQGWFEFDVCVATPDMMSEVGKLGRLLGGKGLMPNPKAGTVTFDVTKAVQEIKAGKIEYRLDKAGQIHAPIGKASFSAEQLNENLKALVDALNRAKPAAAKGVYLKNIAVSSTMGPSVRVATSVYR
- the rplK gene encoding 50S ribosomal protein L11; this encodes MAKKVIKVVKLQIPAGKANPAPPVGPALGQAGVNIMAFCKEFNARTADQAGLIIPVEISVFEDRSFTFITKTPPAAVLLRVAAKIEKGSGEPNKKKVATVKRDTVRQIAEQKMPDLNAASVEAAMRMVEGTARSMGITIQD
- the nusG gene encoding transcription termination/antitermination protein NusG, whose protein sequence is MEKRWYVVHTYSGYENKVKANLEKRVESMGMEDKIFRVLVPMEEEVVNKDGKKKTVMRKVYPGYVLVEMIQTDDSWYVVRNTPGVTGFVGSTGSGSKPTPLLPEEVEQILHHMGLQEPKPSIEFEIKESVRIKVGPFANFVGSVEEVLADKSKVKVHVNMFGRETPLELDYTQVEKL
- the secE gene encoding preprotein translocase subunit SecE, with product MKRSFKSMFSFFSESWAELKKVRWPNRKELTNYTLIVLGTIVVVAVYFWVIDIGISAVIEAII
- the rpmG gene encoding 50S ribosomal protein L33, encoding MRVIITLACTNCKQRNYTTTKNKRNHPDRMEMKKFCKFCNEQTPHRETR
- the sigH gene encoding RNA polymerase sporulation sigma factor SigH; this encodes MSVDLNLFITSDYEILSDEDIVESVRSGDSEALEYLIHKYRSFVRAKARSYFLIGADREDIIQEGMIGLYKSIRDYKGDKLSSFKAFAELCITRQIITAIKTATRQKHIPLNSYVSLDKPIYDEDSDRTLLDVICGSQVCDPEELIINQEEFTGLEDKMSEILSDLERKVLMLYLDGRSYQEISVDLKRHVKSIDNALQRVKRKLERYLEVRDGL
- a CDS encoding NYN domain-containing protein is translated as MVEVQNVLLVDGYNMIGAWPELAELAKIGMQEARDRLLERLADFQAFSGWKVIAVFDAYQVPGLGKAFKQRKVQIYFTKEKETADECIERLVGELSNRLRRIYVATSDMIEQHVIFGQGALRLSARELHTMLEQNERELKERIVEEGRTSSRNTVAGKLSPELLIELERLRRQ
- the rlmB gene encoding 23S rRNA (guanosine(2251)-2'-O)-methyltransferase RlmB codes for the protein MEQEQQEWIGGKHSLLEALRAGRTINKIWIAEGAQKHLTAPIIAEARKLGIITQTVDKRKLDQMVPDLQHQGVVAQVAPYAYAEVEDLLEAANDSGRPPFLLILDEIEDPHNLGSILRTAECTGVHGVILPKRRSASITATVSKTSAGAVEYVPVARVTNLAQTIDQLKEAGIWVVGTDVEAQEGIYDTNIFTGPVAVVIGNENKGMGRLIKEKCDVLVKLPMAGKLNSLNASVAAGVVMYEVLRRREQG
- a CDS encoding Mini-ribonuclease 3; the encoded protein is MSREELNPLEHSDERTEESGAAAGPLWFPYPASKPVNLLPPLVLAYIGDAVFEVAVRQYLISRPKLKPHHLHVQATSFVAAKSQARLLALIDPQLTEEEHDVVRQGRNAKSGSVPKNADVIDYRHATALEALIGFLYYSGKHERLQRLVDQGMKLLEAGGGE